A genomic window from Erpetoichthys calabaricus chromosome 17, fErpCal1.3, whole genome shotgun sequence includes:
- the stard5 gene encoding stAR-related lipid transfer protein 5: MDYRHIASTVAECLLSYSRDESGWKACKKTSEVSVFWKPSTEFPGNLYKGDGVIPASPEVVWECLKPVPNGLRVQWDSNINQFDLIESIDDYVSVCRTVTPSAAMGLISPRDFVDVVLVKQYEDGTFSSNATHVGHSECPPQPGFVRGFNHPCGCFCVPIPGEPSKTQLLSFFQTDLGGFLPQSIVDSFFPSSMTEFYKNLKKAAKSYQEGSQ; the protein is encoded by the exons ATGGACTACCGACACATCGCCAGCACCGTAGCTGAATGTCTGCTGAGCTACAGCCGGGACGAAAGCGGGTGGAAGGCGTGTAAGAAAACG AGTGAAGTATCCGTTTTTTGGAAACCATCCACTGAGTTTCCAGGAAACTT ATACAAGGGTGACGGAGTCATTCCCGCCAGCCCAGAGGTTGTATGGGAGTGTTTGAAGCCAGTTCCAAATGGGCTAAGAGTGCAGTGGGACAGCAACATCAACCAGTTTGATCTGATTGAATCCATTGATGAT TATGTCTCAGTCTGTAGAACTGTTACTccttcagcagccatgggcttaATCTCTCCAAGGGACTTTGTGGACGTcgttttagtgaagcagtatgaaGATGGAACATTTTCTTCGAATG CTACCCATGTGGGTCATTCTGAGTGTCCACCTCAGCCGGGCTTTGTGAGAGGATTCAATCACCCCTGTGGCTGCTTCTGTGTCCCCATCCCTGG GGAACCAAGCAAGACGCAGCTCCTAAGTTTTTTCCAAACTGATCTGGGAGGCTTCCTTCCACAATCTATAGTGGATTCCTTCTTTCCTTCCAGCATGACGGAATTTTATAAAAACCTGAAGAAGGCAGCGAAATCTTATCAAGAAG